A stretch of the Capsicum annuum cultivar UCD-10X-F1 chromosome 8, UCD10Xv1.1, whole genome shotgun sequence genome encodes the following:
- the LOC107839863 gene encoding uncharacterized protein LOC107839863, whose amino-acid sequence MFFSLSSQFLKRNSNNNILVIILFLTLPFVYTKLLLPFFVSLFVVVVLAFGLKMSIEGVAMVEEPVLGGSPLVSSPTSPKSRIKFLCSHGGKILPQPADGHLKYVGGETRVISVPRDIKLSELMKKLTPQIEGDMVLKYQLVHEDLDALVSVKTDEDLRHMLDEYDRCESSGIPRLRAFLFPSMPIVVDHQTMPAEPLERYIDAINGIIRAREAGLRIHPPLSVSHASFGFSSACSSPRSPDSCNEGVIHESLLQSLFTNRSQLHKVQSSPSFYNVSNQQQHGLHHNHQSMHQQQHHYYNYRQPNYSGYQLTKPPHGPGDPVKGPDRLFSVRSVGRSEGLRYQVDHNQYYYQSSSRHNRGSNFCTKCMHYDDYGHCGERRNGSTSPSSFSMEIGNGCPSPGAYSVERRTSSLSPSPIPLSPRFSNMAGSGDT is encoded by the exons ATGTTCTTCTCTTTGTCATCTCAATTCTTGAAACgtaatagcaataataatattCTTGTTATTATTCTATTTCTAACTCTTCCCTTTGTGTATACAAAATTGTTATTACCTTTTTTTGTTTcactttttgttgttgttgttttggcatttggtttgaaaatgtcAATAGAAGGTGTTGCCATGGTGGAGGAACCTGTTTTAGGTGGTTCACCACTAGTGTCCAGCCCAACCTCCCCTAAGAGTAGGATTAAATTTCTGTGTAGCCATGGAGGAAAAATTCTTCCTCAGCCTGCAGATGGACACCTCAAATATGTCGGCGGCGAGACACGTGTTATCTCCGTTCCTCGCGACATTAAACTTTCgg AACTGATGAAGAAGCTAACTCCCCAAATAGAGGGTGACATGGTTCTGAAATATCAACTAGTACACGAGGACCTTGACGCCTTGGTCTCTGTAAAAACAGACGAGGATCTGCGCCACATGTTAGATGAATATGATCGTTGTGAGAGTTCAGGGATCCCGAGGCTTCGTGCCTTCCTCTTCCCTTCAATGCCTATCGTAGTGGACCACCAGACGATGCCAGCAGAGCCTCTAGAACGATACATCGATGCCATTAATGGTATAATCCGCGCGAGGGAAGCAGGGCTTAGGATACACCCACCTCTAAGCGTAAGCCATGCCTCTTTTGGCTTTTCCTCTGCTTGTTCTTCACCAAGATCTCCTGACAGTTGCAATGAGGGTGTTATCCATGAGTCTTTGCTACAAAGTCTTTTTACAAATAGAAGTCAACTGCACAAAGTTCAGAGTTCCCCTAGCTTTTACAATGTCAGTAACCAGCAGCAACATGGGCTACATCATAACCATCAATCAATGCACCAGCAGCAACATCACTATTACAACTACAGGCAGCCAAACTACAGTGGTTACCAGTTAACCAAACCTCCTCATGGTCCTGGTGATCCAGTCAAAGGACCAGACAGGCTGTTTTCTGTTAGGTCTGTTGGTCGAAGCGAGGGGCTAAGGTATCAGGTGGATCATAATCAATATTACTATCAATCATCCTCGAGGCACAACCGCGGCAGTAACTTTTGTACAAAATGTATGCATTATGATGACTATGGCCATTGTGGGGAAAGGAGAAATGGAAGTACATCGCCGAGCAGTTTCTCCATGGAGATTGGAAACGGTTGTCCTTCTCCAGGAGCTTATTCTGTGGAAAGAAGAACCAGTAGTCTTTCTCCCAGTCCCATTCCACTAAGCCCTCGCTTCTCTAATATGGCTGGTTCAGGGGATACTTAA
- the LOC107839862 gene encoding stromal 70 kDa heat shock-related protein, chloroplastic, whose product MASSTAQIHALGATYFANSSSSSTRKPSKSVFLGQNLNSRTLAFGLRNKRYSSSRRNGGTLRVVAEKVVGIDLGTTNSAVAAMEGGKPTIVTNAEGQRTTPSVVAYTKSGDRLVGQIAKRQAVVNPENTFFSVKRFIGRKMNEVDEESKQVSYNVIRDENGNVKLDCPAIGKSFAAEEISAQVLRKLVDDASKFLNDKVSKAVVTVPAYFNDSQRTATKDAGRIAGLEVLRIINEPTAASLAYGFEKKNNETILVFDLGGGTFDVSVLEVGDGVFEVLSTSGDTHLGGDDFDKRIVDWLATNFKRDEGIDLLKDKQALQRLTETAEKAKMELSSLTQTNISLPFITATADGPKHIETTITRGKFEELCSDLLDRLKTPVQNSLRDAKLSFSDIDEVILVGGSTRIPAVQELVKKLTGKDPNVTVNPDEVVALGAAVQAGVLAGDVSDIVLLDVTPLSIGLETLGGVMTKIIPRNTTLPTSKSEVFSTAADGQTSVEINVLQGEREFVRDNKSLGSFRLDGIPPAPRGVPQIEVKFDIDANGILSVTAVDKGTGKKQDITITGASTLPGDEVERMVKEAERFAQEDKEKRDAIDTKNQADSVVYQTEKQLKELGEKVPGPVKEKVEAKLGELKEAISGGSTQAMKDAMAALNQEVMQLGQSLYNQPGTAPGAGPTPGGSDGPSDSSSGKKGPDGDDVIDADFTDSK is encoded by the exons ATGGCGTCTTCAACAGCTCAGATTCACGCTCTCGGAGCTACATATTTCGCaaattcatcatcttcttctactaGAAAGCCCTCAAAGTCtgtatttttaggacaaaatCTGAACAGTAGAACCCTAGCATTCGGATTGAGGAACAAACGGTACAGTTCAAGCAGGAGGAATGGTGGTACGCTGCGTGTGGTGGCGGAGAAGGTGGTGGGAATTGATTTGGGGACGACTAATTCAGCTGTGGCTGCTATGGAAGGAGGGAAGCCGACTATAGTAACGAACGCGGAGGGGCAACGGACGACTCCTTCAGTCGTGGCGTATACCAAGAGCGGGGATAGGCTTGTTGGACAAATTGCGAAACGTCAGGCCGTGGTGAATCCGGAGAATACCTTCTTTTCGGTGAAGAGGTTTATTGGGAGGAAGATGAATGAGGTGGATGAGGAGTCGAAGCAGGTGTCGTATAATGTTATCAGAGACGAGAACGGTAACGTTAAGCTTGATTGCCCTGCCATTGGCAAATCATTTGCTGCTGAAGAAATTTCAGCTCAG GTCTTGAGGAAGTTGGTGGATGATGCATCCAAATTCTTGAATGACAAGGTTTCCAAGGCTGTTGTCACGGTTCCTGCATACTTCAATGATTCTCAGAGGACAGCAACTAAAGATGCAGGTCGCATTGCTGGTTTAGAGGTTCTTCGGATTATTAATGAACCCACTGCTGCCTCCTTGGCTTAtggttttgaaaagaaaaataatgaaacaattTTGGTTTTTGATCTTGGAGGTGGTACTTTTGATGTATCAG TTCTTGAGGTTGGTGACGGTGTCTTTGAGGTGTTGTCAACTTCTGGTGACACCCATCTTGGTGGTGATGATTTTGACAAG AGGATTGTTGATTGGCTTGCTACAAATTTCAAACGGGATGAAGGTATTGATCTTCTGAAGGACAAACAAGCTCTTCAACGTCTGACTGAGACTGCTGAGAAAGCTAAGATGGAACTGTCATCACTGACCCAGACTAACATCAG TTTGCCATTCATTACAGCCACAGCTGATGGTCCTAAACACATTGAGACTACTATCACACGTGGTAAATTTGAAGAACTATGCTCTGATCTGCTTGACAG GCTTAAAACTCCTGTTCAGAATTCCTTGAGAGATGCCAAGCTCTCCTTCAGCGATATTGACGAGGTGATTCTTGTTGGTGGTTCTACACGTATTCCAGCTGTTCAGGAACTTGTTAAGAAATTGACTGGAAAGGACCCCAATGTTACAGTTAATCCCGATGAAGTTGTTGCCCTTGGTGCTGCAGTGCAG GCTGGAGTGTTGGCCGGAGATGTCAGCGATATTGTGCTTTTAGATGTCACACCGTTGTCCATTGGTTTGGAAACACTTGGTGGTGTGATGACAAAGATCATTCCAAGAAATACAACATTGCCTACCTCCAAATCAGAAGTGTTCTCTACCGCTGCTGATGGTCAGACAAGTGTAGAAATTAATGTTCTCCAAGGGGAGCGAGAATTTGTTAGGGACAACAAATCTTTAGGAAGCTTCCGGCTTGATGGAATTCCTCCTGCCCCGAGAGGGGTTCCTCAAATTGAAGTGAAATTTGACATTGATGCCAATGGCATTCTTTCCGTCACTGCTGTTGACAAGGGTACTGGGAAGAAGCAAGATATCACCATTACGGGTGCCAGCACATTGCCTGGTGATGAG GTCGAGAGAATGGTTAAAGAAGCTGAAAGATTTGCTCAGGAAGACAAGGAGAAGAGAGATGCGATTGACACAAAGAACCAGGCCGATTCTGTTGTCTACCAGACGGAGAAGCAGTTGAAGGAGCTTGGAGAGAAAGTACCTGGGCCAGTGAAAGAAAAGGTTGAGGCTAAACTTGGAGAGCTTAAAGAAGCAATCTCAGGGGGCTCAACTCAGGCCATGAAGGATGCTATGGCTGCCCTTAACCAAGAAGTAATGCAGCTTGGTCAGTCACTCTACAACCAGCCTGGCACTGCACCAGGTGCTGGACCAACACCTGGCGGTTCTGATGGACCTTCAGATTCATCATCCGGGAAGAAGGGACCTGATGGAGACGATGTAATTGATGCTGATTTCACCGACAGCAAATGA
- the LOC107839860 gene encoding phosphoribosylamine--glycine ligase has protein sequence MACMSVAACGVKFVRISQDHSSKLFSPNKQLRSNLGSTNFSWGCFNLRLRPPSSCPRFDTYKSLAVFSSVPVDNAANPKERVVVLVIGGGGREHALCHALRRSPTCDAIFCAPGNAGISSSGDATCISDLDVLDSSAVIAFCRKWGVGLVVIGPEAPLVAGLANELVEEGIPTFGPSSEAAALEGSKNFMKSLCDKYGIPTAKYQAFTDPSAAKEYIKQEGAPIVVKADGLAAGKGVIVAMTLEQAYEAVDSMLVDNVFGSAGSRVVVEEYLEGEEASFFALVDGEHAIPLESAQDHKRVGDGDTGPNTGGMGAYSPAPVLTKELQSVVMESIILPTVKGMAEEGCKFVGVLYAGLMIEKKSGLPKLIEYNVRFGDPECQVLMVRLESDLVEILLAACHGKLDGVSLDWSPGSAMVVVMASKGYPGSYQKGTIIHKLEEAEQVAPSVKVFHAGTAFDADGNFIAIGGRVLGVTAKGENLEEARDRAYQAVEQISWPGGFYRRDIGWRALPQKQYS, from the exons ATGGCATGTATGTCAGTCGCTGCTTGTGGCGTGAAGTTTGTAAGGATTTCCCAAGATCATTCATCAAAGCTATTCTCCCCAAACAAACAACTTCGTTCCAACTTGGGTTCCACCAATTTCAGTTGGGGTTGTTTCAATCTTCGACTTCGTCCTCCTTCTTCTTGCCCTCGTTTTGATACGTACAAATCTTTAGCCGTTTTCAGCAGCGTTCCAGTGGATAATGCCGCCAACCCCA AGGAAAGGGTGGTTGTCTTGGTAATTGGAGGAGGAGGGAGAGAGCATGCGCTCTGTCATGCTCTGAGGCGATCCCCTACTTGTGATGCTATTTTCTGTGCACCTGGTAATGCTGGAATTTCTAGCTCAGGGGATGCGACTTGCATATCAGACCTTGATGTTTTAGATAGTTCTGCTGTGATTGCTTTCTGTCGTAAATGGGGAGTTGGCCTGGTTGTGATTGGACCAGAGGCTCCACTTGTTGCTGGCCTTGCTAATGAGCTTGTCGAGGAAGGAATTCCTACATTTGGCCCGTCTTCAGAAGCCGCTGCTTTAGAAGGTTCGAAGAACTTCATGAAGAGCTTATGTGATAAATATGGAATTCCAACTGCAAAG TATCAAGCATTTACGGACCCATCCGCTGCAAAAGAGTACATCAAACAGGAAGGTGCCCCAATTGTTGTTAAAGCGGATGGATTGGCTGCTGGTAAAGGAGTGATTGTTGCCATGACATTGGAGCAAGCATACGAGGCTGTGGATTCTATGCTCGTAGACAATGTCTTTGGTTCTGCTGGTTCTCGAGTTGTTGTAGAGGAATATTTGGAAGGAGAGGAAGCATCATTCTTTGCTCTAGTAGATGGTGAGCATGCCATACCTCTGGAATCTGCTCAAGATCACAAACGAGTTGGGGACGGCGATACAGGACCAAATACTGGTGGGATGGGGGCATATTCTCCGGCTCCTGTCTTGACAAAAGAACTGCAATCAGTGGTCATGGAGTCTATTATTCTCCCTACTGTGAAGGGAATGGCTGAAGAAGGCTGCAAGTTTGTTGGAGTTTTGTATGCGGGGCTCATGATCGAGAAGAAATCTGGTTTGCCAAAGTTAATTGAGTACAATGTGCGCTTCGGAGATCCAGAATGTCAG GTGTTGATGGTCCGGTTAGAGTCTGATTTAGTTGAAATTCTTCTGGCAGCTTGTCATGGAAAGCTAGATGGGGTGTCTTTGGACTGGTCCCCTGGGTCAGCCATGGTGGTTGTAATGGCGAGTAAAGGCTATCCTGGCAGCTACCAGAAAGGAACAATCATTCATAAGCTTGAGGAAGCAGAGCAAGTTGCTCCATCGGTCAAAGTATTCCATGCTGGAACTGCTTTTGATGCTGATGGAAATTTCATTGCTATTGGGGGACGTGTACTTGGAGTCACAGCAAAAGGAGAGAATCTTGAAGAGGCTCGAGATAGAGCTTATCAAGCTGTTGAACAAATTAGTTGGCCTGGAGGTTTTTACAGACGAGATATTGGCTGGAGAGCATTACCTCAAAAACAATATTCTTAA